The Streptococcus mitis genome has a segment encoding these proteins:
- the hrcA gene encoding heat-inducible transcriptional repressor HrcA: MVTERQQDILNLIIDIFTKTHEPVGSKALQESINSSSATIRNDMAALEKQGLLEKAHTSSGRMPSVAGFQYYVKHSLDFDRLAENEVYEIVKAFDQEFFKLEDILQEAANLLTDLSGCTVVALDVEPSRQRLTAFDIVVLGQHTALAVFTLDESRTVTSQFLIPRNFLQEDLLKLKSIIQERFLGYTVLDIHYKIRTEIPQIIQRYFTTTDNVIDLFEHIFKEMFNENIVVAGKVNLLNFANLAAYQFFDQPQKVALEIREGLHEDQMQNVRVADSQESCLADLAVISSKFLIPYRGVGILAIIGPVNLDYQQLINQVNVVNRVLTMKLTDFYRYLSSNHYEVH, from the coding sequence GTGGTTACAGAGCGTCAGCAGGATATTTTAAATCTGATTATTGACATCTTTACCAAAACGCACGAACCTGTCGGATCCAAAGCCTTGCAAGAGTCTATTAACTCTAGCAGTGCAACCATTCGTAATGACATGGCGGCTCTAGAAAAGCAAGGTTTGCTTGAGAAGGCTCATACTTCAAGTGGTCGGATGCCAAGTGTTGCTGGTTTTCAGTACTATGTAAAACACTCACTGGATTTTGACCGACTGGCTGAAAATGAGGTTTATGAGATTGTCAAAGCCTTTGATCAGGAATTCTTCAAATTGGAGGATATTCTGCAAGAGGCTGCTAATCTACTAACAGACTTGAGTGGCTGTACGGTAGTAGCACTGGATGTTGAACCGAGCAGGCAACGTTTAACAGCCTTTGATATCGTTGTTTTGGGGCAACATACAGCCTTGGCAGTATTCACTCTAGACGAGTCTCGAACGGTTACCAGTCAGTTTCTGATCCCAAGGAACTTCTTGCAGGAGGATTTGCTGAAACTGAAGAGCATCATTCAGGAACGTTTCCTCGGTTATACCGTTCTAGATATTCACTACAAGATTCGGACGGAGATTCCGCAGATTATCCAGCGTTACTTTACAACAACGGACAATGTGATTGATCTCTTTGAACATATCTTTAAGGAAATGTTCAACGAAAACATTGTGGTGGCTGGCAAGGTCAATCTCTTGAATTTTGCCAATCTGGCAGCTTATCAGTTCTTTGACCAACCGCAAAAGGTGGCCTTGGAGATTCGTGAGGGGCTGCATGAGGATCAGATGCAAAATGTCCGTGTTGCAGACAGTCAAGAGTCCTGTCTAGCTGACCTAGCGGTGATTAGTAGCAAGTTCCTCATTCCTTATCGGGGAGTTGGAATTCTAGCGATTATCGGTCCAGTCAATCTGGATTACCAACAGCTAATCAACCAAGTCAATGTGGTCAACCGTGTTTTGACCATGAAGTTGACAGATTTTTACCGCTACCTCAGCAGTAATCATTACGAAGTACATTAA
- the grpE gene encoding nucleotide exchange factor GrpE: protein MAQDIKNEEVEEVQEEEVVETAEETTPEKSELDLANERADEFENKYLRAHAEMQNIQRRANEERQNLQRYRSQDLAKAILPSLDNLERALAVEGLTDDVKKGLEMVQESLIHALKEEGIEEIAADGEFDHNYHMAIQTLPADDEHPADTIAQVFQKGYKLHDRILRPAMVVVYN from the coding sequence ATGGCCCAAGATATAAAAAATGAAGAAGTAGAAGAAGTCCAAGAAGAGGAAGTTGTGGAAACAGCTGAAGAAACAACTCCTGAAAAGTCTGAGTTGGACTTGGCAAATGAACGTGCAGATGAGTTCGAAAACAAATACCTTCGCGCTCATGCGGAAATGCAAAATATCCAACGCCGTGCCAATGAAGAGCGTCAAAACTTGCAACGTTATCGTAGCCAGGACTTGGCAAAAGCGATTCTTCCTTCTTTGGATAACCTTGAGCGTGCACTTGCAGTTGAAGGTTTGACAGATGATGTGAAGAAGGGCTTGGAAATGGTGCAAGAAAGCTTGATTCATGCTTTGAAAGAAGAAGGAATCGAAGAAATCGCAGCTGACGGTGAATTTGACCATAACTACCATATGGCCATCCAAACTCTCCCAGCAGACGATGAACACCCAGCAGATACCATCGCCCAAGTTTTCCAAAAAGGCTACAAACTCCATGACCGCATCCTACGCCCAGCAATGGTAGTGGTGTACAACTAA
- the dnaK gene encoding molecular chaperone DnaK — protein MSKIIGIDLGTTNSAVAVLEGTESKIIANPEGNRTTPSVVSFKNGEIIVGDAAKRQAVTNPDTVISIKSKMGTSEKVSANGKEYTPQEISAMILQYLKGYAEDYLGEKVTKAVITVPAYFNDAQRQATKDAGKIAGLEVERIVNEPTAAALAYGLDKTDKEEKILVFDLGGGTFDVSILELGDGVFDVLSTAGDNKLGGDDFDQKIIDHLVAEFKKENGIDLSTDKMAMQRLKDAAEKAKKDLSGVTSTQISLPFITAGEAGPLHLEMTLTRAKFDDLTRDLVERTKVPVRQALSDAGLSLSEIDEVILVGGSTRIPAVVEAVKAETGKEPNKSVNPDEVVAMGAAIQGGVITGDVKDVVLLDVTPLSLGIETMGGVFTKLIDRNTTIPTSKSQVFSTAADNQPAVDIHVLQGERPMAADNKTLGRFQLTDIPAAPRGIPQIEVTFDIDKNGIVSVKAKDLGTQKEQTIVIQSNSGLTDEEIDRMMKDAEANAEADKKRKEEVDLRNEVDQAIFATEKTIKETEGKGFDAERDAAQAALDDLKKAQEDNNLDDMKAKLEALNEKAQGLAVKLYEQAAAAQQAQAGAEGAQATGNAGDDVVDGEFTEK, from the coding sequence ATGTCTAAAATTATCGGTATTGACTTAGGTACAACAAACTCAGCAGTAGCAGTTCTTGAAGGAACTGAATCAAAAATCATCGCAAACCCAGAAGGAAACCGCACAACTCCATCTGTAGTCTCATTCAAAAACGGTGAAATCATCGTTGGTGATGCTGCAAAACGTCAAGCAGTTACAAATCCAGATACAGTTATCTCTATCAAATCTAAAATGGGAACTTCTGAAAAAGTTTCTGCTAACGGAAAAGAATACACTCCACAAGAAATCTCAGCTATGATTCTTCAATACTTGAAAGGTTATGCTGAAGACTACCTTGGTGAAAAAGTAACCAAAGCAGTTATCACAGTTCCTGCTTACTTCAACGATGCTCAACGTCAAGCAACAAAAGATGCTGGTAAAATCGCGGGTCTTGAAGTAGAACGTATCGTCAACGAACCAACTGCAGCAGCTCTTGCTTACGGTTTGGACAAGACTGACAAAGAAGAAAAAATCTTGGTATTTGACCTTGGTGGTGGTACATTCGACGTCTCTATCCTTGAATTGGGTGATGGTGTCTTCGACGTATTGTCAACTGCAGGGGATAACAAACTTGGTGGTGACGACTTTGACCAAAAAATTATCGACCACTTGGTAGCAGAATTCAAGAAAGAAAACGGTATTGACTTGTCTACTGACAAGATGGCAATGCAACGTTTGAAAGATGCAGCTGAAAAAGCGAAGAAAGACCTTTCTGGTGTAACTTCAACACAAATCAGCTTGCCATTTATCACTGCAGGTGAGGCTGGACCTCTTCACTTGGAAATGACTTTGACTCGTGCGAAATTTGACGATTTGACTCGTGATCTTGTAGAACGTACAAAAGTTCCAGTTCGCCAAGCCCTTTCAGATGCAGGTTTGAGTTTGTCAGAAATCGACGAAGTTATCCTTGTTGGTGGTTCAACTCGTATCCCAGCTGTTGTAGAAGCTGTTAAAGCTGAAACTGGTAAAGAACCAAACAAATCAGTAAACCCTGATGAAGTAGTTGCTATGGGTGCGGCTATCCAAGGTGGTGTCATTACTGGTGATGTCAAAGACGTTGTCCTTCTTGATGTAACACCATTGTCACTTGGTATCGAAACAATGGGTGGTGTCTTCACAAAACTCATCGACCGTAACACAACAATTCCAACATCTAAATCACAAGTCTTCTCAACAGCAGCAGACAATCAACCAGCCGTTGATATCCACGTTCTTCAAGGTGAACGCCCAATGGCAGCAGATAACAAGACTCTTGGACGCTTCCAATTGACAGATATCCCAGCTGCACCTCGTGGAATTCCTCAAATCGAAGTAACATTTGACATCGACAAGAACGGTATCGTGTCTGTTAAGGCCAAAGACCTTGGAACTCAAAAAGAACAAACAATTGTCATCCAATCAAACTCAGGCTTGACTGACGAAGAAATCGACCGCATGATGAAAGATGCAGAAGCAAACGCTGAAGCAGATAAAAAACGTAAAGAAGAAGTTGACCTTCGTAATGAAGTAGACCAAGCAATCTTTGCGACTGAAAAGACAATCAAGGAAACTGAAGGCAAAGGCTTCGATGCAGAACGTGATGCTGCCCAAGCTGCCCTTGATGACCTTAAGAAAGCTCAAGAAGATAACAACTTGGACGACATGAAAGCAAAACTTGAAGCATTGAACGAAAAAGCTCAAGGACTTGCTGTGAAACTCTACGAACAAGCCGCAGCAGCGCAACAAGCTCAAGCAGGAGCAGAAGGCGCACAAGCAACAGGAAACGCAGGCGATGACGTCGTAGACGGAGAGTTTACGGAAAAATAA
- a CDS encoding DJ-1/PfpI family protein, translated as MKKVLCVIYPNFSLYEITTLTSALALSFDITIDYVASENSMVVSEDGLSCQPTKTLDQIRIEDYSCVILPGMVNIGPALQDEKLISFLRSLNEQDILIAAISSAPLLLAKAGLLNDTKFTGGIWQNFFDYFEFLPRENFHPKLVVQDKNIITAIGFAHQEFARKVIFGLGLAENTDNYFREQNEYAEEDLIFTLSDEEFNQVKQSIENSL; from the coding sequence ATGAAAAAAGTACTTTGTGTCATTTATCCTAATTTTTCTCTTTATGAGATAACCACTTTAACAAGTGCTTTAGCTCTGTCTTTTGATATCACGATTGATTATGTAGCTTCTGAGAATTCGATGGTGGTCTCTGAGGATGGTTTGTCCTGTCAACCGACGAAAACATTGGATCAGATCCGTATAGAAGATTATTCTTGTGTGATTTTGCCGGGAATGGTAAATATAGGTCCTGCTCTACAAGATGAGAAATTGATCTCGTTTTTGAGAAGTCTTAATGAGCAAGATATCCTAATTGCAGCCATTTCTTCAGCGCCCCTTTTATTGGCGAAAGCAGGCTTATTGAACGATACGAAATTTACAGGTGGGATTTGGCAAAACTTCTTTGACTATTTTGAATTTCTTCCACGTGAGAATTTCCACCCCAAACTGGTTGTGCAAGATAAAAATATCATTACGGCTATAGGCTTTGCGCATCAAGAGTTTGCAAGAAAAGTGATTTTCGGTTTAGGGTTGGCAGAGAATACGGACAACTATTTTAGAGAACAGAACGAGTATGCTGAAGAGGATTTGATATTTACTCTATCAGATGAAGAGTTTAATCAAGTGAAGCAGAGTATAGAAAACAGCCTCTAA
- the dnaJ gene encoding molecular chaperone DnaJ, giving the protein MNNTEFYDRLGVSKNASADEIKKAYRKLSKKYHPDINKEPGAEEKYKEVQEAYETLSDDQKRAAYDQYGATGANGGFGGAGGFGGFDGAGGFGGFEDIFSSFFGGGGASRNPNAPRQGDDLQYRVNLTFEEAIFGAEKEVKYNREASCRTCNGSGAKPGTSPVTCGRCHGAGVINVDTQTPLGMMRRQVTCDVCHGRGKEIKDPCTTCHGTGHEKQAHSVHVKIPAGVETGQQIRLAGQGEAGFNGGPYGDLYVVVSVEASDKFEREGTTIFYNLNLNFVQAALGDTVDIPTVHGDVELVIPEGTQTGKKFRLRGKGAPSLRGGAVGDQYVTVNVVTPTGLNDRQKAALKEFAAAGDLKVNPKKKGFFDHIKDAFEGE; this is encoded by the coding sequence ATGAACAATACTGAATTTTATGATCGTCTGGGGGTGTCAAAAAACGCTTCGGCAGACGAAATCAAAAAGGCTTATCGTAAGCTTTCGAAAAAATATCACCCAGATATCAACAAGGAGCCTGGTGCTGAGGAAAAGTACAAGGAAGTTCAGGAAGCCTATGAGACTTTGAGTGACGACCAAAAACGGGCTGCCTATGACCAATATGGTGCGACTGGAGCCAACGGTGGCTTTGGTGGTGCTGGTGGTTTCGGCGGTTTCGATGGGGCAGGAGGCTTCGGTGGTTTTGAGGACATCTTCTCAAGTTTCTTCGGCGGAGGCGGTGCTTCGCGCAATCCAAACGCTCCTCGCCAAGGGGATGACCTCCAGTATCGTGTAAATTTAACCTTTGAAGAAGCTATTTTCGGAGCTGAAAAAGAAGTTAAGTACAACCGTGAAGCAAGCTGTCGTACATGTAATGGCTCTGGTGCTAAGCCAGGGACAAGTCCAGTCACTTGTGGACGCTGTCATGGCGCTGGTGTCATTAACGTCGATACACAGACTCCGCTTGGTATGATGCGTCGCCAAGTAACCTGTGATGTCTGTCATGGTCGCGGAAAAGAAATCAAAGATCCATGTACAACCTGTCACGGAACAGGTCATGAAAAACAAGCCCATAGTGTACATGTCAAAATCCCTGCTGGTGTGGAAACTGGGCAACAAATTCGCCTAGCCGGTCAGGGTGAAGCAGGATTTAACGGTGGACCATACGGTGACTTGTATGTAGTAGTTTCTGTGGAAGCTAGCGATAAGTTTGAACGTGAAGGAACGACTATTTTCTACAATCTCAACCTCAACTTTGTCCAAGCGGCTCTTGGTGATACAGTAGATATTCCAACTGTTCACGGTGATGTTGAATTGGTTATTCCAGAGGGAACTCAGACTGGTAAGAAATTCCGTTTACGTGGTAAGGGAGCTCCGAGCCTTCGTGGCGGTGCAGTTGGTGACCAATACGTTACCGTTAATGTCGTAACACCGACAGGCTTGAACGACCGCCAAAAAGCAGCGCTTAAAGAATTCGCAGCTGCAGGTGATTTGAAAGTCAATCCAAAGAAAAAGGGCTTCTTTGACCATATTAAAGATGCCTTTGAAGGAGAATAA
- a CDS encoding HIT family protein, producing the protein MSDCIFCKIIAGEIPASKVYEDEQVLAFLDISQVTPGHTLVVPKEHYRNLLEMDATSASQLFAQVPKVAQKVMKATKAAGMNIIANCEEIAGQTVFHTHVHLVPRYSADDDLKIDFIAHEPDFDKLAQVAETIKNA; encoded by the coding sequence ATGTCAGATTGCATTTTTTGTAAAATCATCGCAGGGGAAATTCCTGCTTCAAAAGTATATGAAGATGAGCAGGTTCTTGCCTTTCTTGATATCTCTCAAGTGACACCAGGACACACCTTAGTCGTGCCAAAGGAACACTATCGCAATCTTTTGGAGATGGACGCTACTAGCGCTAGCCAACTCTTTGCCCAAGTACCAAAAGTAGCTCAAAAAGTCATGAAAGCTACCAAGGCTGCTGGTATGAATATCATTGCTAACTGTGAAGAAATCGCAGGGCAAACCGTCTTTCATACCCACGTTCACCTCGTACCTCGCTACAGTGCGGACGATGACCTCAAGATTGATTTTATCGCCCACGAACCAGACTTTGACAAACTCGCTCAAGTCGCTGAAACCATCAAAAATGCCTAA
- a CDS encoding ABC transporter ATP-binding protein, with protein sequence MLEIKNLTGGYVHVPVLKDVSFTVESGQLVGLIGLNGAGKSTTINEIIGLLTPYSGSININGLTLQEDATSYRKQIGYIPETPSLYEELTLREHIETVAMAYGIEQKVAFERVEPLLKMFRLDQKLDWFPVHFSKGMKQKVMIICAFVVDPSLFIVDEPFLGLDPLAIADLIQLLEVEKQKGKSILMSTHVLDSAEKMCDAFVILHKGEVRAKGNLLQLREAFDMPEASLNDIYLALTKEEEL encoded by the coding sequence ATGTTAGAAATTAAAAACCTGACAGGTGGCTATGTTCATGTTCCTGTCTTGAAAGATGTGTCCTTTACTGTTGAAAGTGGGCAGCTGGTCGGTCTGATTGGTCTCAATGGTGCTGGGAAATCGACGACTATTAATGAGATTATCGGTCTGTTGACACCTTATAGTGGCTCCATCAATATCAATGGCTTGACCCTGCAAGAAGATGCAACGAGCTACCGCAAGCAAATTGGCTACATTCCTGAGACGCCCAGCCTTTATGAGGAATTGACCCTCAGAGAGCATATCGAAACGGTTGCCATGGCTTATGGTATTGAGCAGAAAGTGGCTTTTGAGAGAGTGGAGCCTTTGTTAAAAATGTTCCGTCTGGATCAGAAATTAGACTGGTTCCCTGTTCATTTTTCAAAAGGGATGAAGCAGAAAGTCATGATTATCTGTGCTTTTGTGGTGGATCCGAGTCTCTTTATCGTGGATGAGCCTTTCCTTGGTCTTGATCCGTTGGCTATTGCAGACTTGATTCAGCTTTTGGAAGTGGAAAAGCAAAAGGGTAAGTCTATTCTCATGAGTACTCACGTGCTGGATTCGGCGGAGAAGATGTGTGATGCCTTTGTCATTCTTCACAAGGGAGAGGTGCGTGCCAAGGGGAATCTCCTGCAACTGCGCGAAGCCTTTGATATGCCTGAGGCCAGTTTGAATGATATTTACTTGGCTCTGACCAAAGAGGAGGAGCTATGA
- a CDS encoding ABC transporter permease, translated as MKDLFLKRKQAFRKECLGYLRYVLNDHFVLFLLVLLGFLAYQYSQLLQHFPENHWPILLFVGITSVLLLLWGGIATYMEAPDKLFLLVGEEEIKLHLKRQTGISLVFWLFVQTLFLLLFAPLFLAMGYGLPVFLVYVLLLGVGKYFLFRQKVSKFFTETGLDWDYVISQESKRKQVLLRFFALFTQVKGISNSVKRRAYLDFILKAVQKVPGKIWQNLYLRSYLRNGDLFALSLRLLLLSLLAQVFIEQAWIATAVVVLFNYLLLFQLLALYHAFDYQYLTQLFPLDKGQKEKGLQAVVRGLTSFVLLVELVIGLITFQEKLALLALLGAGLVLLVLYLPYQVKRQMQD; from the coding sequence ATGAAAGACTTGTTTTTAAAGAGAAAGCAGGCTTTTCGTAAGGAGTGTCTTGGTTATCTGCGCTATGTGCTCAATGACCACTTTGTCTTGTTCCTGCTTGTTCTGCTGGGCTTTCTAGCCTACCAGTACAGTCAACTCTTGCAACATTTTCCTGAAAATCATTGGCCTATTCTTTTGTTTGTAGGAATTACGTCTGTTTTACTTTTGCTTTGGGGAGGAATTGCTACCTATATGGAGGCTCCAGACAAGCTCTTTCTCTTGGTCGGAGAAGAGGAAATCAAGCTCCATCTCAAGCGTCAAACTGGCATTTCCCTAGTCTTTTGGCTCTTTGTCCAGACCCTTTTCTTGCTGTTATTTGCGCCTTTATTTTTGGCAATGGGCTATGGCTTGCCAGTTTTTCTGGTCTATGTGCTTTTATTGGGGGTAGGAAAATATTTCCTCTTTCGTCAAAAGGTCAGCAAATTTTTCACTGAAACTGGACTGGACTGGGACTATGTCATTTCTCAAGAAAGCAAGCGTAAGCAAGTCTTGCTTCGTTTCTTTGCCCTCTTTACGCAGGTAAAGGGAATTTCAAACAGCGTCAAGCGTCGTGCCTATCTGGACTTTATCCTAAAGGCTGTTCAGAAGGTTCCTGGGAAGATTTGGCAAAATCTCTATCTGCGTTCTTACTTGCGAAATGGAGATCTCTTTGCCCTCAGTCTCCGTCTTCTCTTGCTTTCTTTGCTGGCGCAGGTTTTTATCGAGCAAGCTTGGATTGCGACAGCAGTTGTGGTTCTCTTTAACTACCTCCTGCTCTTCCAGTTACTGGCCCTCTATCATGCCTTTGACTACCAGTATTTGACCCAACTCTTTCCACTTGACAAGGGGCAAAAGGAAAAAGGCTTGCAGGCGGTAGTCCGAGGATTGACCAGTTTTGTTTTACTTGTGGAATTAGTTATTGGGTTGATTACCTTCCAAGAAAAATTGGCTCTTCTAGCCTTGCTGGGTGCAGGTTTGGTTTTACTAGTCTTGTATTTGCCTTATCAGGTAAAACGTCAGATGCAGGACTAA
- a CDS encoding helicase BlpT: MTDTDPIKRAQTLITDLNKAYQACKQATADDVRFQEQLNSILGFLAKAETVDNRVLIELEKFYQTSSLLMGLSALEPDAPTRAAWRAYDRFHFDQVKTKLSLYGPTIIL; the protein is encoded by the coding sequence ATGACAGATACAGACCCTATCAAAAGAGCTCAGACTTTGATTACTGACTTAAACAAAGCCTACCAAGCATGCAAACAGGCAACCGCTGACGACGTCCGCTTTCAGGAGCAATTAAACTCTATTCTTGGCTTTCTAGCCAAGGCTGAAACAGTGGATAATCGAGTCTTGATTGAACTGGAAAAATTTTACCAGACTTCCAGTCTTCTCATGGGACTCAGCGCTCTTGAGCCAGATGCCCCTACTCGCGCCGCTTGGCGGGCCTATGACCGTTTCCACTTTGATCAAGTCAAGACCAAGTTGAGCCTCTACGGACCAACCATTATCTTGTAG
- a CDS encoding response regulator transcription factor: MRIFVLEDDFSQQARIETTIEKLLKEHHITPSSFEVFGKPDQLLTEVHEKGAHQLFFLDIEIRNEEMKGLEVARKIRDRDPYALIVFVTTHSEFMPLSFRYQVSALDYIDKALSAEEFESRIETALLYANSQDSKSLAEDCFYFKSKFAQFQYPFKEVYYLETSPRAHRVILYTKTDRLEFTASLEEVFKQEPRLLQCHRSFLINPANVVRLDKKEKLLFFPNGGSCLIARYKVREVSEAINNLH; this comes from the coding sequence ATGAGAATATTTGTTTTAGAAGATGATTTTTCCCAACAGGCTAGGATTGAAACGACGATTGAGAAACTCTTGAAGGAGCATCATATCACTCCGAGTTCTTTTGAAGTCTTTGGTAAGCCAGATCAACTGCTGACAGAGGTGCATGAGAAGGGAGCTCATCAACTATTCTTTTTGGATATTGAGATTCGAAATGAGGAGATGAAGGGGTTGGAAGTGGCTAGAAAGATTCGGGATCGGGATCCGTATGCCCTGATTGTCTTTGTGACGACTCACTCAGAGTTCATGCCCCTGTCCTTTCGCTACCAAGTGTCTGCTTTGGACTACATTGATAAGGCCCTTTCGGCAGAGGAGTTTGAATCTCGTATCGAGACAGCCCTCCTCTATGCCAATAGTCAAGACAGTAAGAGTCTGGCGGAAGATTGCTTTTACTTTAAATCAAAATTTGCCCAGTTTCAGTATCCTTTTAAAGAGGTTTATTATCTTGAAACATCGCCCAGAGCCCATCGTGTTATTCTCTATACCAAGACGGACAGGCTGGAATTTACAGCGAGTTTGGAGGAGGTTTTCAAGCAGGAGCCTCGCCTCTTGCAGTGCCACCGCTCTTTTCTCATCAATCCTGCCAATGTGGTGCGTTTGGATAAGAAAGAAAAACTCCTTTTCTTTCCCAATGGTGGGAGCTGTCTGATCGCGCGTTATAAGGTCAGGGAAGTGTCTGAAGCTATCAATAACTTACATTGA
- a CDS encoding sensor histidine kinase, producing the protein MYNIWIILYTLVIIGLEIIMFFKVDGIGLTFERIFKAFLLKFLLAAIVTTFNYLVLTDYLSYFIEPLFGLSLSFLLLRGLSKRLLFFYGLFPIVLMDIFYRSVSYFVFPFFGKGIVDGDGNPVFLLIMLFVCSIVLVFLKWLDYDFTSLRRESLDKDFQKSLTTINWIMGAYFLVMETLSFFEYEQVIQSKTVRHLILVFYLIFFMGIVKKLDTYLKEKLQEKLNQEQALRYRDMERYSRHIEELYKEVRSFRHDYTNLLTSLRLGIEEEDMEQIKEVYDSVLKDSSEKLQDNKYDLGRLVNVRDRALKSLLAGKFLKARDKNIVFNVEVPEEIQVEGMSLLDFLTIVSILCDNAIEASVEASQPHVSIAFLKNGAQETFIIENSIKEEGIDISEIFSFGASSKGEERGVGLYTVMKIVESHPNTSLNTTCQNQIFRQVLTVHSMSVDD; encoded by the coding sequence ATGTATAATATTTGGATTATATTGTATACACTAGTTATTATTGGGCTAGAAATTATCATGTTCTTTAAGGTAGATGGAATTGGTCTAACTTTTGAGAGAATTTTTAAGGCCTTTCTTCTGAAATTTCTTCTAGCAGCAATTGTTACAACTTTTAATTATTTAGTCTTGACTGACTATCTGTCATACTTTATAGAACCCTTGTTCGGCCTCAGCTTGTCTTTCTTATTGTTAAGAGGACTTTCTAAAAGACTCCTTTTCTTTTATGGTCTCTTTCCAATTGTATTGATGGATATCTTTTACAGAAGTGTCTCCTATTTTGTGTTTCCGTTTTTTGGGAAAGGGATTGTAGATGGAGATGGAAATCCTGTCTTTTTGTTGATTATGCTATTCGTTTGCTCCATAGTATTAGTCTTTTTGAAATGGTTGGACTATGATTTCACTAGCTTGAGAAGGGAGAGTCTAGATAAAGATTTTCAAAAATCTCTGACTACGATTAACTGGATAATGGGGGCTTACTTTCTAGTCATGGAAACTTTGTCTTTCTTTGAATATGAACAAGTTATCCAATCAAAGACTGTTCGCCATTTGATTCTAGTGTTTTACCTCATCTTTTTTATGGGAATTGTCAAGAAGCTAGATACCTATTTGAAGGAAAAACTTCAGGAAAAACTGAACCAAGAGCAGGCCTTGCGCTACAGAGATATGGAACGCTATAGTCGGCATATAGAGGAACTTTACAAGGAAGTACGGAGTTTTCGCCATGACTACACCAACCTCTTGACCAGTTTACGTCTGGGTATTGAAGAGGAGGATATGGAGCAGATAAAAGAGGTCTATGACTCGGTCTTAAAGGATTCTAGTGAAAAATTGCAGGACAATAAATATGACCTGGGCAGATTGGTGAATGTTCGAGACCGTGCCCTCAAAAGTCTTCTAGCAGGGAAATTTCTAAAAGCTAGAGATAAGAACATAGTCTTTAATGTCGAAGTTCCAGAGGAGATTCAGGTCGAGGGGATGAGTCTACTTGATTTTCTAACCATTGTGTCTATCCTTTGTGACAATGCTATTGAAGCTAGTGTGGAAGCCAGCCAACCTCATGTTTCAATCGCCTTTTTAAAAAATGGAGCACAGGAGACCTTTATCATTGAAAATTCCATCAAAGAAGAGGGCATAGATATCTCTGAAATCTTCTCCTTTGGAGCCAGTTCTAAAGGGGAGGAGAGAGGAGTTGGTCTCTATACCGTTATGAAGATTGTGGAAAGTCATCCCAATACCAGTCTAAATACCACCTGCCAAAATCAAATCTTTCGTCAAGTTTTAACGGTTCACTCGATGTCAGTTGATGATTAG
- the blpZ gene encoding immunity protein BlpZ — protein MYKHLFFLDSKTLDRLTPYILVLASDTIAFNVFVLTFVSAVVFNSLNSMLALMAIFLGAGYVVGFWLLKWFVLERLDLKNDV, from the coding sequence ATGTATAAACACTTATTTTTCCTAGATTCCAAAACTTTAGACCGGTTGACGCCCTATATTCTGGTCTTGGCTTCTGACACCATTGCCTTTAATGTTTTTGTGCTAACCTTTGTATCTGCGGTGGTCTTTAATTCCCTAAATTCCATGCTAGCTTTAATGGCTATATTCTTAGGGGCTGGCTATGTGGTCGGATTTTGGTTACTCAAATGGTTTGTTTTGGAAAGACTAGATCTAAAGAATGACGTGTAG